In the genome of Entelurus aequoreus isolate RoL-2023_Sb linkage group LG08, RoL_Eaeq_v1.1, whole genome shotgun sequence, one region contains:
- the atxn1a gene encoding ataxin-1a, translating into MKSNQERSNECLPPKKRELPSENRSPTIPSAPDPQRHDNVAWLVGGGGGNGSTMSAPRSSAQSGAPQYKSLFSASDSSSMTLVSSLPTVYTSPHVGGTVHYAQLPPNLQFITSPYTAPYASYIAPQLLPPPPLPPPFSSRTSSHAETVCAPSHASKFEQQRASIRHTSSMPPPPTDATPLRASPRTLRSPHSLHGHHTPASQYTDGGTPRKEEGGSRELHNGGLDRTLRFESGHSKPIKSRDAYESCQLVLPSEYAHDHMALRTSVMLMPNSHGDHQLVPARNSPEKTSAHMEKGNILLGKPINRTPSFTFPPPLSVDNLKAAVGPLSPQTVIQTTHSSTLESVGLPSPGVYPQSPVIGYIAGSRGSQHTPMGYHTSLQQHVLITGTQPVIIPVNESRAPTLEPTVSQDITSSTQAPFPAAPPYTYIAAPRGETQDNPGVSYHQVASGGVVQAQLHLPVVPSTMAPPPQSSAVAPPSLPPYFVKGSIIQLADGELKRVEELKTEDFIQSAEISRELKIDSSTVERIEGSHVSPNFAVVQFSVGEHRAQVSVEVLVEYPFFVFGQGWSSCCPDRTTQLLELPCTKLSVGDVCISLTLKNLRNGSLPRTQPSELAPSRGHPRAPKPLSNVPQRCSGGGSWHGERENGVGQLGGSGGKECNSTVENGDLAFGQRGSRLVLKDELAEPGKPGMSSGGRKRRWSAPEGRKVEKSEEPPLTLAKPSFIPHEVKVTIEGRSNIGK; encoded by the exons ATGAAGTCCAACCAGGAACGCAGTAATGAATGTCTTCCCCCGAAGAAGAGGGAGCTCCCGTCTGAAAACCGCTCCCCGACTATACCCTCTGCTCCAGACCCCCAGCGCCATGATAACGTGGCATGGCTTGTGGGCGGCGGCGGTGGCAATGGAAGCACCATGAGCGCTCCTCGCAGCTCTGCACAATCAGGTGCTCCCCAGTATAAATCCCTCTTCTCCGCGTCGGACTCCTCCTCCATGACGCTGGTGTCCTCCCTCCCCACGGTCTACACGTCCCCACACGTCGGAGGGACGGTCCACTACGCTCAACTGCCTCCCAACCTTCAGTTCATCACCTCGCCTTACACTGCGCCCTACGCCAGCTACATCGCTCCCCAGCTGCTTCCACCTCCGCCGCTGCCTCCTCCCTTCTCCTCCAGAACCTCATCGCACGCAGAGACCGTCTGCGCTCCCTCCCACGCCTCCAAATTCGAGCAACAGCGGGCATCCATCCGGCACACCTCCTCCATGCCTCCGCCGCCCACAGACGCCACCCCGCTCCGCGCCTCTCCTCGGACCCTGCGCTCGCCTCACTCACTGCACGGCCATCACACGCCAGCGTCACAGTACACGGACGGAGGAACCCCCAGGAAAGAGGAAGGGGGGTCCAGAGAGCTTCACAACGGAGGGTTGGATCGGACCCTGAGGTTTGAGTCTGGACACTCTAAGCCAATCAAATCCCGCGACGCCTACGAGTCCTGCCAGCTGGTTCTCCCGTCAGAGTATGCTCACGACCACATGGCGCTGAGAACCTCCGTAATGCTCATGCCCAACAGCCATGGGGACCACCAGCTGGTACCAGCCAGGAACAGCCCTGAGAAGACCTCCGCCCACATGGAGAAAGGCAACATTCTCCTGGGGAAGCCAATCAATCGCACCCCTTCTTTCACCTTTCCACCCCCCTTAAGTGTTGACAATCTAAAAGCTGCAGTTGGCCCACTATCGCCACAGACTGTTATACAGACCACCCACAGCTCCACATTGGAGTCCGTGGGGCTGCCTTCCCCCGGCGTCTACCCCCAGTCCCCAGTGATTGGTTACATAGCGGGGTCCAGGGGCAGCCAGCACACGCCAATGGGCTACCACACCAGCCTACAACAGCACGTTCTCATCACTGGCACCCAGCCAGTCATCATCCCAGTCAATGAAAGCAGAGCTCCCACGCTAGAGCCCACTGTGTCCCAGGATATTACGTCATCCACCCAGGCCCCCTTTCCTGCAGCTCCCCCTTACACCTACATCGCCGCCCCGAGAGGAGAAACCCAAGACAATCCCGGCGTCTCGTATCACCAGGTCGCCTCGGGCGGGGTGGTCCAAGCCCAGCTGCACCTCCCCGTCGTCCCATCAACGATGGCGCCTCCGCCGCAGTCGAGCGCGGTAGCTCCCCCGTCGCTGCCGCCGTACTTCGTCAAGGGCTCCATCATCCAGCTGGCGGACGGCGAGCTCAAGCGCGTGGAGGAGCTGAAGACGGAAGACTTCATCCAGAGTGCAGAGATCAGCAGAGAGCTGAAGATCGACTCGTCTACGGTGGAGCGCATCGAAGGGAGCCACGTCTCGCCTAACTTTGCGGTGGTTCAGTTCTCTGTGGGCGAGCACCGTGCACAG GTGAGCGTGGAGGTTTTGGTGGAGTACCCCTTCTTCGTCTTTGGCCAGGGGTGGTCTTCCTGCTGCCCGGACCGGACCACCCAACTTCTGGAGCTGCCTTGCACCAAGCTTTCCGTAGGCGATGTTTGTATTTCGCTCACCCTCAAGAACCTGAGGAACGGGTCTCTGCCCAGAACTCAGCCTTCAGAGCTGGCCCCCAGTCGCGGGCACCCCAGGGCCCCTAAGCCTCTCTCCAATGTTCCCCAGAGGTGCAGTGGAGGAGGATCCTGGCACGGTGAGCGGGAGAATGGCGTTGGCCAGCTGGGTGGCAGCGGCGGGAAGGAGTGTAACAGCACTGTGGAAAACGGGGATCTGGCGTTTGGGCAAAGAGGTTCCAGGTTGGTTTTGAAAGACGAGCTCGCGGAACCCGGGAAGCCTGGGATGTCATCTGGGGGCAGGAAGCGAAGGTGGTCGGCCCCCGAGGGTCGGAAAGTTGAAAAATCCGAGGAGCCGCCCTTGACCTTGGCCAAACCTTCTTTTATCCCCCACGAGGTGAAGGTCACCATCGAGGGAAGGTCAAATATCGGCAAGTGA